One genomic region from Hyalangium ruber encodes:
- a CDS encoding CvpA family protein gives MVIDLVILGLVLFFAVVGAITGAARQIAHLVGLALAYFVSRKLGSVVGPKLAESLGTPQLIGVLLGTVLLFIVTLVVVRYAVGALLQRFMTGKDPNNRGPDQVIGFVIGGAKVAIISYVLLSAMTFLEQHVVVAGKRVGVSPKDSRAFGFARNHNLFEMTQFAPIKDFVRVVQASTDPNRAAQLQNDPAYKALRQDPRFQRALKDDSLRRALEQGDSRALLRSDLILQLIQDPAFAARLGAASRASDR, from the coding sequence GTGGTCATCGATCTCGTCATCCTCGGCCTGGTGCTGTTCTTCGCGGTGGTGGGCGCCATCACCGGGGCGGCCCGGCAGATCGCCCACCTGGTGGGGCTGGCGCTGGCCTACTTCGTGTCGCGGAAGCTGGGCTCGGTGGTAGGCCCGAAGCTCGCCGAATCGCTCGGCACGCCCCAGCTCATCGGGGTGCTGCTCGGCACGGTGCTGCTCTTCATCGTCACGCTGGTGGTGGTGCGCTACGCCGTGGGGGCCCTGCTCCAGCGGTTCATGACTGGCAAGGACCCGAACAACCGGGGACCGGACCAGGTCATCGGCTTTGTGATCGGCGGGGCGAAGGTGGCCATCATCTCCTACGTGCTGCTGAGCGCGATGACGTTCCTGGAGCAGCACGTGGTGGTGGCGGGCAAGCGGGTGGGCGTGTCGCCCAAGGACTCGCGGGCCTTCGGCTTCGCGCGCAACCACAACCTCTTCGAGATGACGCAGTTCGCGCCGATCAAGGACTTCGTCCGGGTGGTGCAGGCCAGCACGGACCCGAACCGGGCCGCGCAGCTGCAGAACGACCCGGCCTACAAGGCGCTGCGGCAGGACCCGCGCTTCCAGCGCGCGCTCAAGGATGACTCGCTCCGCAGGGCGCTCGAGCAGGGCGACAGCCGCGCCCTGCTGCGGAGCGATCTCATCCTCCAGCTCATCCAGGACCCGGCCTTCGCCGCCCGGCTGGGCGCCGCCTCCCGGGCCTCGGACCGCTAG
- the clpX gene encoding ATP-dependent Clp protease ATP-binding subunit ClpX: MESSARREDGPLLTPRQIFERLDRYVIGQEEAKRAVAIAAHNHLKRVQARRLRRTSLIKKSNILLIGPTGSGKTHIARNLAEILSVPFTTVDATEYTEAGYYGKDVEVMVSDLLFKANHSIEDTQRGIIFIDEVDKIARRSQGARNGAGSRDIGGEGVQQALLKLLEGREVFVPMNVTQAWNKSDFVQVDTKDILFICAGTFSDLHEYGEGGGRPVGFGAEELARKVQRRISVKQLVDFGMMAEFLGRLPVMVQLQALGENDLLRVLSEPPDSILREFRELLSYDEIELDFAEEGLREVVRFSVEKGLGARGLRSILEFVMADVMFEAPERRRRHLRVDADFVRARLRGLDAAQLHA, encoded by the coding sequence ATGGAGTCGTCCGCACGCCGGGAAGACGGGCCGCTGCTCACGCCACGGCAGATCTTCGAGCGGTTGGATCGCTATGTCATCGGCCAGGAAGAGGCCAAGCGGGCGGTGGCCATCGCCGCCCACAACCACCTCAAGCGCGTCCAGGCCCGGCGCCTGCGCCGCACGTCGCTCATCAAGAAGTCGAACATCCTGCTCATCGGGCCCACGGGCAGCGGAAAGACGCACATCGCCCGGAACCTGGCGGAGATCCTCTCGGTGCCGTTCACCACGGTGGACGCCACCGAGTACACGGAGGCCGGCTACTACGGCAAGGACGTGGAGGTGATGGTCTCGGACCTGCTCTTCAAGGCCAACCACTCCATCGAGGACACCCAGCGGGGCATCATCTTCATCGACGAGGTGGACAAGATCGCCCGTCGCTCGCAGGGGGCGCGCAACGGCGCGGGCAGCCGGGACATCGGCGGCGAGGGCGTGCAGCAGGCGCTGCTCAAGCTCTTGGAGGGGCGCGAGGTGTTCGTGCCCATGAACGTCACCCAGGCATGGAACAAGAGCGACTTCGTGCAGGTGGACACGAAGGACATCCTCTTCATCTGCGCGGGCACGTTCTCGGACCTGCACGAGTACGGCGAGGGCGGCGGCCGGCCGGTGGGCTTCGGGGCCGAGGAGCTGGCCCGGAAGGTCCAGCGGCGCATCAGCGTCAAGCAGCTGGTGGACTTCGGCATGATGGCGGAGTTCCTCGGGCGCCTGCCGGTGATGGTGCAGCTGCAGGCGCTGGGAGAGAACGACCTGCTGCGCGTGCTGAGCGAGCCGCCGGACTCCATCCTGCGCGAGTTCCGCGAGCTGCTCTCCTACGACGAGATCGAGCTGGACTTCGCGGAGGAGGGGCTGCGCGAGGTGGTGCGCTTCTCGGTGGAGAAGGGGCTGGGGGCCCGTGGCCTGCGCTCCATCCTGGAGTTCGTGATGGCGGACGTGATGTTCGAGGCGCCCGAGCGCCGCCGCCGCCACCTGCGCGTGGACGCCGACTTCGTGCGCGCCCGGCTGCGCGGGCTGGACGCGGCCCAGCTCCACGCCTGA
- the speA gene encoding biosynthetic arginine decarboxylase, with protein MAITTPPQSRWTLADALETYGIRNWGNPYFGINEKGNVCVHPEGPQGSSMDLKELVDEVRRRGIGLPLLIRFTDVLRNRVIHLNEAFKKAITEHNYKGQYRGVYPIKVNQHRYVVETIVETGKNYDYGLEAGSKPELLAVMALQDSEEALVICNGYKDEEYVETALFFSRLGRKVILVVEKPSELPLIAEVARKTGIAPRLGVRVKLSTRGAGKWEASGGDRSKFGLTSSELMNCIGFMRETGLLPHFELLHFHLGSQISNIRNVKNALREVGCFYVEVARQGAALKYLDVGGGLGVDYDGSQTNFTSSMNYTTEEYANDVVFGVMEACDRAGVPHPTLVSESGRAVVAHHAVLVVDVLGTSEFDPAQVPDKVDEKSQSVVRNLVSTFRDVTNKNLLESWHDAQDAKEESLTLFSLGHLSLEQRVAAENIYWAICHKIMRIAREQGEIPEELDSLEKQLSDTYFCNFSVFQSLPDSWAIDQLFPVIPIHRHNEKPTRRAVLADITCDSDGKIEHFIDKREVKDALELHPLNDEDYYLGIFLVGAYQEILGDLHNLFGDTHAVQVSLAPNGGYLIDHVVEGDTVTEVLHYVSYNKDDLVARLRKFTEVALRQGRISLDESRTLLRMYEEGLSGYTYLERDVDAKFAAANPGQLRLVPPHEAGAPPRITPPPTGT; from the coding sequence ATGGCCATCACCACCCCACCGCAGTCCCGCTGGACCCTCGCCGACGCCCTCGAGACGTACGGCATCCGCAACTGGGGAAACCCCTACTTCGGCATCAACGAGAAGGGCAATGTGTGCGTCCACCCGGAAGGGCCGCAGGGTTCCAGCATGGACCTGAAGGAGCTGGTGGACGAGGTGCGGCGCCGCGGCATCGGCCTGCCCCTGCTGATCCGCTTCACGGACGTGCTGCGCAACCGCGTCATCCACCTCAATGAGGCCTTCAAGAAGGCCATCACCGAGCACAACTACAAGGGCCAGTACCGGGGCGTGTACCCCATCAAGGTGAACCAGCACCGGTACGTGGTGGAGACCATCGTCGAGACGGGCAAGAACTACGACTACGGCCTGGAGGCCGGCAGCAAGCCGGAGCTGCTCGCCGTCATGGCGCTGCAGGACAGCGAGGAAGCGCTCGTCATCTGCAACGGCTACAAGGACGAGGAGTACGTGGAGACGGCGCTGTTCTTCTCCCGCCTGGGCCGCAAGGTCATCCTGGTGGTGGAGAAGCCCAGCGAGCTGCCGCTGATCGCCGAGGTGGCCCGCAAGACGGGCATCGCTCCCCGGCTGGGCGTGCGGGTGAAGCTGTCCACGCGCGGCGCGGGCAAGTGGGAGGCCTCGGGCGGAGACCGCTCCAAGTTCGGGCTCACCTCCTCGGAGCTGATGAACTGCATCGGCTTCATGCGCGAGACGGGGCTGCTGCCCCACTTCGAGCTGCTGCACTTCCACCTGGGAAGCCAGATCTCCAACATCCGCAACGTGAAGAACGCGCTGCGCGAGGTGGGCTGCTTCTACGTCGAGGTGGCCCGCCAGGGCGCGGCGCTGAAGTACCTGGACGTGGGCGGCGGCCTGGGCGTGGACTACGACGGCTCGCAGACCAACTTCACCTCCTCGATGAACTACACCACCGAGGAGTACGCCAACGACGTGGTGTTCGGCGTCATGGAGGCGTGTGACCGCGCGGGCGTGCCGCACCCCACGCTGGTGTCCGAGTCGGGGCGCGCGGTGGTGGCGCACCACGCGGTGCTGGTGGTGGACGTGCTGGGCACCAGCGAGTTCGACCCGGCCCAGGTGCCCGACAAGGTGGACGAGAAGTCTCAGTCCGTGGTGCGCAACCTGGTGAGCACCTTCCGGGACGTGACGAACAAGAACCTGCTGGAGTCCTGGCACGACGCGCAGGACGCCAAGGAGGAGAGCCTCACCCTGTTCTCGCTGGGCCACCTGTCGCTGGAGCAGCGCGTGGCGGCCGAGAACATCTACTGGGCCATCTGCCACAAGATCATGCGGATCGCCCGGGAGCAGGGAGAGATCCCCGAGGAACTCGACTCGCTGGAGAAGCAGCTGTCGGACACGTACTTCTGCAACTTCTCCGTGTTCCAGTCGCTGCCGGACTCGTGGGCCATCGACCAGCTCTTCCCGGTCATCCCCATCCACCGGCACAACGAGAAGCCCACCCGGCGCGCGGTGCTGGCCGACATCACCTGCGACTCGGACGGGAAGATCGAGCACTTCATCGACAAGCGCGAGGTGAAGGACGCCCTCGAGCTGCACCCGCTCAACGACGAGGACTACTACCTGGGCATCTTCCTGGTGGGCGCCTACCAGGAGATCCTCGGGGACCTGCACAACCTGTTCGGCGACACGCACGCCGTGCAGGTGTCGCTGGCGCCCAACGGGGGCTACCTGATCGACCACGTGGTGGAGGGTGACACCGTCACCGAGGTGCTCCACTACGTGAGCTACAACAAGGACGATCTCGTGGCGCGGCTGCGCAAGTTCACCGAGGTGGCGCTGCGCCAGGGCCGCATCAGCCTGGACGAGTCGCGCACGCTGCTGCGCATGTACGAGGAGGGCCTGTCCGGCTACACGTACCTGGAGCGCGACGTGGACGCGAAGTTCGCCGCCGCCAACCCGGGGCAGCTCCGGCTGGTGCCTCCCCACGAGGCGGGCGCGCCCCCGCGCATCACCCCTCCCCCCACGGGGACCTGA
- a CDS encoding OsmC family protein, with protein sequence MSQPSQPTGVVMNAATAPAFKTTLEHGPSGSRIATEAPKDNGGTGASFSPTDLVGAAIASCALTTMSLVASREGLPFGEARASVEKRMTPPPRRIGELVLRIEMPAGLSRAHRTRLEQAAHECPVARSLHPDVKLPITFQYPDEPREG encoded by the coding sequence ATGAGCCAGCCCTCTCAGCCCACCGGCGTGGTGATGAACGCCGCCACGGCCCCCGCCTTCAAGACCACGCTCGAGCACGGGCCCTCTGGCTCGCGCATCGCCACCGAGGCGCCCAAGGACAACGGGGGCACGGGCGCGTCGTTCTCCCCCACGGACCTGGTGGGGGCGGCGATCGCCTCGTGCGCGCTCACCACCATGTCCCTGGTGGCCTCGCGCGAGGGGCTGCCCTTTGGCGAGGCCCGGGCCAGCGTGGAGAAGCGGATGACGCCGCCGCCGCGCCGCATCGGCGAGCTGGTGCTGCGCATCGAGATGCCCGCGGGCCTGTCGCGGGCGCACCGGACCCGGCTGGAGCAGGCGGCCCATGAGTGCCCGGTGGCACGCAGCCTCCACCCGGATGTGAAGCTGCCCATCACCTTCCAGTATCCGGACGAGCCCCGCGAGGGCTGA
- a CDS encoding deoxyhypusine synthase family protein, protein MAKTSNPKKSLRAAYSGARKADPRPITGKEKPAELLAHAFSAYVGRQERTAFELMTKSVEQDASIFLTLSGAMTPAGLHQSCLIPLIEKGVISALTTTGANLYHDAHRIIGHAIREVNPNAGDLQYRLARIIRIYDLGFWEEALLDTDRLFSAIIRGPEFQKKMTTPEFHYLLGKAVYGIEKQLGVKQPSLLSTCYKHAVPIWVGAVQDGSIFLNVVKLKRLLGAEFKFELDINDDVYSMAAMQHFCRHNGSKKLAIWILGGGVPKNYTLQGEPLLDQILNVPTTGFDIDVQFCVDPVDNGALSSCPAGEGHTWGKVSVEAVETGSVYVHCDVTAVFPWLTHALLSEPKNKRKPMRLMDKMGEAIGFLDADVKKRHKSLMKTLDWSIQDAEPSSPEDAEKHEAYVR, encoded by the coding sequence ATGGCCAAGACCTCGAACCCCAAGAAGTCGCTGCGCGCCGCCTACTCGGGCGCGCGCAAGGCGGATCCGCGTCCCATCACCGGCAAGGAGAAGCCGGCCGAACTGCTCGCTCACGCCTTCAGCGCCTACGTCGGTCGCCAGGAGCGCACCGCCTTCGAGCTGATGACGAAGTCCGTCGAGCAGGACGCCTCCATCTTCCTCACGCTCTCGGGCGCCATGACGCCGGCGGGCCTGCACCAGAGCTGCCTGATTCCCCTCATCGAGAAGGGCGTCATCTCCGCGCTCACCACCACGGGCGCCAACCTCTACCACGACGCCCACCGCATCATCGGCCACGCCATCCGCGAGGTGAACCCCAACGCGGGCGACCTCCAGTACCGGCTGGCGCGCATCATCCGCATCTACGATCTCGGCTTCTGGGAGGAGGCGCTGCTGGACACGGATCGGCTCTTCTCGGCCATCATCCGCGGCCCCGAGTTCCAGAAGAAGATGACCACGCCCGAGTTCCACTACCTGCTGGGCAAGGCTGTGTACGGGATTGAGAAGCAGCTTGGGGTGAAGCAGCCCTCGCTGCTGAGCACCTGCTACAAGCACGCGGTGCCCATCTGGGTGGGCGCGGTGCAGGACGGCTCGATCTTCCTCAACGTCGTGAAGCTCAAGCGGCTGCTGGGCGCCGAGTTCAAGTTCGAGCTCGACATCAACGACGACGTGTACTCGATGGCGGCGATGCAGCACTTCTGCCGCCACAACGGCTCGAAGAAGCTGGCCATCTGGATCCTCGGCGGCGGCGTGCCCAAGAACTACACGCTGCAGGGCGAGCCGCTCCTGGACCAGATCCTCAACGTGCCCACCACGGGCTTCGACATCGACGTGCAGTTCTGCGTGGACCCGGTGGACAACGGGGCGCTGTCGAGCTGCCCGGCCGGCGAGGGCCACACCTGGGGCAAGGTGTCCGTGGAGGCGGTGGAGACGGGCTCGGTGTACGTCCACTGCGACGTGACGGCCGTCTTCCCGTGGCTCACGCACGCGCTGCTGTCCGAGCCGAAGAACAAGCGCAAGCCGATGCGGCTGATGGACAAGATGGGCGAGGCCATCGGCTTCCTGGACGCGGACGTGAAGAAGCGCCACAAGTCGCTGATGAAGACCCTGGACTGGAGCATCCAGGACGCGGAGCCCTCGTCGCCCGAGGACGCCGAGAAGCACGAGGCCTACGTTCGCTAG
- a CDS encoding PHP domain-containing protein has translation MIDLHSHTTASDGQHPPEELLAMAAAAGVKVLAVTDHDTVAGLAAAQQAALARGLELVPGIELSAFVLGREAHILGHFLRPEDPDISRFADTLRTEREQRMEQMVEKMRKLGFPVGMQDVYAIADKAHLGRPHLARVLVEKGWCVDTKEAFDRFLGDGRPAWVDRFRLDGADAIQLIRNAGGTATLAHPGTSKMNRMEIQTLARAGLSGLEVNHSDHNPSVREKYLALAREFDLVPTAGSDFHGEKVAPGRHLGTASMAPELFEKLRARAQA, from the coding sequence GTGATTGATCTCCACTCCCACACCACCGCGAGCGATGGACAGCACCCGCCCGAGGAGCTGCTGGCCATGGCCGCCGCCGCGGGGGTGAAGGTGCTGGCCGTCACGGACCACGACACCGTGGCGGGGCTGGCCGCCGCCCAGCAAGCCGCGCTCGCGCGGGGCCTCGAGCTGGTGCCCGGCATCGAGCTGTCGGCCTTCGTCCTGGGCCGGGAGGCCCACATCCTCGGCCACTTCCTGCGCCCCGAGGACCCGGACATCTCCCGCTTCGCAGACACCCTGCGCACCGAGCGCGAGCAGCGCATGGAGCAGATGGTCGAGAAGATGCGCAAGCTGGGCTTCCCGGTGGGGATGCAGGACGTGTATGCCATCGCCGACAAGGCCCACCTGGGCCGTCCCCACCTGGCGCGCGTGCTGGTGGAGAAGGGCTGGTGCGTGGACACGAAGGAGGCCTTCGACCGGTTCCTCGGGGACGGGCGCCCCGCCTGGGTGGACCGCTTCCGGCTGGACGGAGCGGATGCCATCCAGCTCATCCGCAACGCGGGCGGCACCGCCACCCTCGCCCACCCCGGCACCTCGAAGATGAACCGCATGGAGATTCAAACCCTCGCCCGGGCGGGCCTCTCCGGGCTGGAGGTCAACCACTCGGACCACAACCCCAGCGTGCGGGAGAAGTACCTGGCGCTGGCCAGGGAGTTCGACCTGGTGCCCACCGCCGGCAGCGACTTCCACGGCGAGAAGGTGGCGCCGGGCCGCCACCTGGGCACCGCCTCCATGGCCCCCGAGCTGTTCGAGAAGCTACGCGCGCGGGCCCAGGCGTGA
- a CDS encoding hybrid sensor histidine kinase/response regulator — MNVLGQTGERLQSKATILNVNDHPATLYLVSQTLRLAGYQVLEASTGREGMAIAAGKPDLVLLDVHLPDLDGYEVCRRLRAQEETSGLLIAHLSAVSVQREDRIRGLAYGADAYWTTPIEDEELLANIEALLRLQRRAQEAIRVRDDFLSIAAHELKTPLTALRLNLERALYLTARGTGDTLPKATIDKALKPAVRQLDRMRQLLDALLDVSRLSRQRLNLEVGTVELMDLARDVALRLEPHARASGVELVLEAPREPVVLFGDRLRLEQVLNNLLTNAIKYGGGKPVRLRVEEQADMAALTVQDQGIGIAPEDQARIFGRFERATSTRQSDSLGLGLYIAKEIITAHGGSITVMSELGHGTTFQVNLPLRRTERY; from the coding sequence GTGAACGTACTTGGACAAACGGGTGAGCGGCTCCAATCCAAGGCCACCATCCTCAACGTCAACGACCACCCCGCAACCCTCTACCTCGTCAGCCAGACGCTGCGTCTCGCGGGCTACCAGGTGCTGGAGGCCTCCACGGGACGCGAGGGCATGGCCATCGCCGCCGGCAAGCCGGATCTCGTCCTGCTCGACGTTCACCTGCCCGACCTGGACGGTTACGAGGTGTGCCGTCGCCTGCGCGCGCAGGAGGAGACAAGCGGCCTGCTCATCGCCCACCTGTCGGCCGTCTCCGTCCAGCGCGAGGACCGCATCCGCGGCCTGGCCTATGGCGCCGACGCCTATTGGACGACGCCTATCGAGGACGAGGAGTTGCTGGCCAACATCGAGGCGCTGCTGCGGCTGCAGCGCCGGGCCCAGGAGGCCATCCGCGTGCGCGATGACTTCCTCTCCATCGCGGCCCATGAGCTGAAGACTCCGCTCACGGCGCTGCGGCTCAACCTCGAGCGCGCCCTCTACCTCACCGCGCGTGGCACGGGAGACACCCTGCCCAAGGCCACCATCGACAAGGCCCTCAAGCCGGCGGTCCGCCAGCTCGATCGGATGCGGCAGTTGCTCGACGCGCTGCTGGACGTGTCGCGCCTGAGCCGCCAGCGGCTGAACCTGGAAGTCGGCACCGTGGAGCTGATGGATCTGGCGCGGGACGTCGCCCTGCGCCTCGAGCCCCACGCCAGGGCCTCGGGCGTGGAGCTGGTGCTCGAAGCGCCTCGGGAGCCAGTCGTCCTCTTCGGAGACCGCCTGCGGCTGGAGCAGGTGCTCAACAACCTGCTGACCAACGCCATCAAGTACGGCGGCGGCAAGCCCGTGCGGCTGCGCGTCGAGGAGCAGGCGGACATGGCGGCGCTCACCGTGCAGGACCAGGGCATCGGCATCGCTCCGGAGGATCAGGCCCGCATCTTCGGCCGCTTCGAGAGAGCGACCAGTACCCGACAGTCCGACAGCCTGGGGCTGGGTTTGTATATCGCGAAGGAAATCATTACCGCACATGGCGGCTCCATCACCGTCATGAGCGAGCTGGGGCACGGGACAACCTTCCAGGTAAACCTGCCCCTGCGCCGGACCGAGCGGTACTAA
- a CDS encoding ATPase domain-containing protein: protein MAKGSGEGGKERKSGQERLITNVPRLDFITKGGLLKGASYAVIGPPGSGKTVLANQIAFNHVHRGGRALYVTLLSESHARMLANLEEMQFFDASVIPDKLHYVSGYSDLERDGLKGLLDLVRRTAQRHEASLLIIDGMDVAKEYARSDLTFKRFLQDLQTFISILGCTTILLSPHHEGEVHPENTAVDGVFELSLWLSGPRAVRELVALKFRGSDSLLGRHEVEISDRGIVIHPRTEVQFANPEAKGREDRIRMPFGVPRLDDSLRGGLLSGSTTMLLGSPGTGKTLLGLHFLLQGAREGQPGVYFGFYETPPRLMEKAQGVGMGDLEKYVAKGLIEIQWQPPLEHNMDSLAERLLERLHERKVQRLRLFIDGVSGFRSAAVYPDRIGRFFSALSHQLRMLDATTLYSDETPLLSPGVDAPLPDAAAHVENIILLRYVELRSQLYRLISIMKMRESQYDSGIREFSITDDGINVADTFESAEAILTGHARVTGNKAGENLSPPMGEEDKKKKKSKKGGFLRRRRS, encoded by the coding sequence GTGGCGAAGGGAAGCGGCGAGGGCGGCAAGGAGCGCAAGAGCGGCCAGGAGCGGCTGATCACCAACGTGCCGCGCCTGGACTTCATCACCAAGGGCGGCCTGCTGAAGGGGGCCTCCTACGCGGTCATTGGCCCTCCCGGCTCGGGCAAGACGGTGCTGGCCAACCAGATCGCCTTCAACCATGTCCACCGCGGCGGCCGGGCGCTCTACGTCACGCTCCTGTCGGAGTCCCACGCGCGGATGCTCGCCAACCTCGAGGAGATGCAGTTCTTCGATGCGAGCGTCATCCCCGACAAGCTGCACTACGTCAGCGGCTACTCCGATCTGGAGCGCGACGGCCTCAAGGGCCTGCTGGACCTGGTGCGGCGCACCGCCCAGCGCCATGAAGCCAGCCTGCTCATCATCGACGGCATGGACGTGGCGAAGGAGTACGCCCGCTCGGATCTGACCTTCAAGCGCTTCCTGCAGGACTTGCAGACGTTCATCAGCATCCTGGGCTGCACCACCATCCTCCTGTCCCCGCACCATGAGGGCGAGGTCCACCCGGAGAACACCGCGGTGGACGGCGTCTTCGAGCTGTCGCTCTGGCTGTCGGGGCCGCGCGCGGTGCGCGAGCTCGTCGCGCTGAAGTTCCGCGGCAGCGACTCGCTGCTGGGCAGGCACGAGGTGGAGATCTCCGACAGGGGCATCGTCATCCACCCGCGCACGGAGGTGCAGTTCGCCAACCCCGAGGCCAAGGGGCGCGAGGATCGCATCCGCATGCCCTTTGGCGTTCCCCGCCTGGATGATTCGCTCCGCGGTGGACTGCTCTCGGGCTCCACCACCATGCTCCTGGGCAGCCCGGGCACCGGCAAGACGCTGCTGGGGCTCCACTTCCTGCTCCAGGGCGCCCGAGAGGGTCAGCCGGGCGTCTACTTCGGCTTCTACGAGACGCCGCCCCGGCTGATGGAGAAGGCCCAGGGCGTGGGCATGGGCGACCTCGAGAAGTACGTGGCCAAGGGCCTCATCGAGATCCAATGGCAGCCCCCGCTGGAGCACAACATGGACTCGCTGGCCGAGCGGCTGCTGGAGCGGCTCCATGAGCGCAAGGTGCAGCGGCTGCGGCTCTTCATCGACGGTGTCTCGGGCTTCCGGTCCGCGGCCGTCTACCCGGACCGCATCGGCCGCTTCTTCTCCGCCCTCTCGCACCAGCTGCGCATGCTGGACGCCACCACGCTCTACTCGGACGAGACGCCCCTGCTCAGCCCGGGTGTGGACGCCCCGCTGCCGGATGCGGCCGCCCACGTGGAGAACATCATCCTGCTGCGCTACGTCGAGCTGCGCTCGCAGCTCTACCGGCTCATCTCCATCATGAAGATGCGAGAGAGCCAGTACGACAGCGGCATCCGCGAGTTCTCCATCACCGACGACGGCATCAACGTCGCCGACACCTTCGAGAGCGCCGAGGCCATCCTCACCGGCCACGCCCGCGTGACGGGGAACAAGGCCGGGGAAAACCTCTCTCCCCCCATGGGCGAAGAGGACAAGAAGAAGAAGAAGTCCAAGAAGGGCGGGTTCCTGCGCCGGAGGCGGTCATGA
- a CDS encoding response regulator, with amino-acid sequence MKTVLVVDDEMDIAEAVKAILEEERYKVLTCPNGREALKSLRETRPDLAIVDIMMPVMNGYETIKAIRQQDTFARLPILVMSAIPPAVKSKDFSWEGFLKKPFSLTELLAKVHQLAPKDKDQEGPEP; translated from the coding sequence ATGAAGACCGTGCTCGTGGTGGATGACGAGATGGACATCGCCGAGGCGGTGAAGGCCATCCTCGAGGAGGAGCGATACAAGGTCCTCACCTGTCCCAATGGCCGTGAGGCCCTCAAGTCCCTGCGGGAGACCCGGCCGGACCTGGCCATCGTGGACATCATGATGCCGGTGATGAATGGCTACGAGACCATCAAGGCCATTCGCCAGCAGGACACGTTCGCCCGGTTGCCCATCCTCGTCATGAGCGCGATCCCCCCGGCGGTGAAGAGCAAGGACTTCTCCTGGGAGGGCTTCCTCAAGAAGCCCTTCTCCCTCACCGAGCTGCTGGCCAAGGTCCACCAGCTGGCGCCGAAGGACAAGGATCAGGAGGGCCCGGAGCCGTAA